The Ignicoccus hospitalis KIN4/I genome includes the window AGGCGAGAAGCCGTAGAGCCTCGCGGCCTCCATTTGGAGGTCCGGCAAGTTGAAGGGGTGTGGAGGTGATAGCCTTTCGTCATTTACGATGACGTCAACTACTTTTCCGAGGCAGTTTGAAATAAAGTGGTCTGCCTCGTCCTTTGTTTCGAACTTAAGTGTGGGTTCGAGGGAGACTCCCTTAGCGCTCAGTGAGACCGAAAAATAGGGCTCCGGGACGAAGCACTGGACGGCGAGCTCCCTCTCCACCACCTCCTTTAAGGTGGGGCTCTGAACCCTTCCGGCTGACAAACTCTTGCTCTTGCCGGTGGCCACCCTGTAAGCGTGCATCAGAGCTCGAGAGACGTTGATCCCCCAGATCCAGTCCAGCTCATGTCTCGCCAACCCCGCGTTTATCATCTCCCAGTCGAGCGGCCTCAGGCTGTTCCACGCCCTACGTATCTCGTCCGGAGTTAAGGCGTGGAAAACCATCCTCTTGCTGCGGCGGGGGTCCCCGAACCTTTCTATTATTATATACCCTATAACGGAACCTTCCACGTCATAGTCACACGCGTTAACGTAGAGGCTCGAACCGGGACTGAGGCTGCTGATCAAAGCTATGTATTTCTTCGTGTGGGAGGCTCCCTTCTCGATTTCGTAAAGAGGACGCCATTCGTAGTCGAAGACGGGGAAGCCCTTGCCCAGAGGGGCTAGGCCGAACAGGTGTCCGGCCGCCGGTACCACGACTATCTTCTTGCCGTTTGTTAGTTCCCAATAAGGGACGCCATATTTCCTTTTGACTATAGGTTTGCCGAGAGCGTTCGCTATTTTCTCGGCCGCCTTAGGCTTCTCTGCGATTACTAGTATATGGCCTTTCATGCGTTCTCCGCAACTGTATTAGCCCTTTGATTATAACTCGACGGGCCGCAAGCTTTGAAGAGGAAGTGGATCGTAGAACTCCCCGGCCACATATACGATACCAAGATAATTGAAGACCAAGTCTTGTTGGCGAACGAGAACAGGGTAGTCTCAGTCGACGACGAAGGGAAGGCCACAATCATTTTTACACACGACGCCCCCATATATTCCGTCAAGAAGACGGGAGACGCGTTACTCATGGCCGCTGAAGACAAGAGGTTAATTATTGTCGACAACAACGAAATTAATGAAGTAAATACTGACTTCGGGCTCTTCTCGTTAGACTACAAAGACGGAAAGGCGGTTGCAGGGGGGTGCTGCGGAGCCCTCTACCTCATATCTGATGGCACAATAGTCAAGAAAACTAACGTGGGAGGGCATGTATATGACGTAAGCTGGTGGTCCGACAAGGTCTTGGCCGCAAGCTTTGACGGTCATTTGTACCTCTTCGATAGCGACTTAAATTTCATAAAGAGAGTTAAAATGGCAGAAAACGTAAACACAGTCAGGCCTTGCGGAGGTTTAGTAGCAGTGGGCACTTTCGAGCCCGGAGGGGTATTTGTACTAGACGAGGACTTGGAGGTAGTGTGGAGCAAAGGAGGGTACTTGGACGTCCGGCTGGTGGCTTGGAGGGAGGGCTGCAAGGGACTTTACGTAGGCAGTTGGGACGGCGTTCTGTCGCTATACGACGAACACGGAAATGAGGTCCTAGCCGGAAAGGGGCCCCGCGGGGTCGAGAGCGGCGACTGGAGGGACGGGCGCCTAGCGGTCTCGGGCTGGGGGCGGACTGAGCTCTACGAAGAGGAGGGGGACGAGCTAGGGGAACGATAACGTCTCATATGTCGTTCTCCACGAAGACAATACTGTCCCTGATGTTAGGCGTGTATATCTTCATTCCCCTGGCCACCGTCCTGCTGAGGACCCTAGCTAGGCCCTCTATCCTGCTGGGCTCGCCGTGGTTTAGTATTATATTCTTGGGCCGCGGGGTTACCGACTTGACCCAGTTTATCAGCTCAGAACGGCTGCTGTGTCCCGAGAAGCCCTCTACCGAGAACACGTGACTCCTAACTTCTAGTTGGTAGAGCTTGGACTTGCCGTCCTCGTTGATTGCTATCTCGACTCTGTCGGCGCCCTCCTTCAACGTTCGGCCCAAGGTGCCGGCAGCTTGGTAAGCGACGAACACTATAGAGTTCTTGGGGTCCGGCGCGAGCTTCCGGAAGTACTCTAAGGACGGACCTCCCGTCAACATGCCGGAAGTAGCTAGTATCACTCCCGGTTCGGACTCCAGTACCTCCTCCCTCGATATGCCGCCCTCTATCGAAACGGACTCCACCTTGTGGACGAAGTCCGCTAGGAAGGGGTTCTCGCCTTTGATTATTCTCTCCTTAACGCTTTTCGCCAGCCACTCCGGGTAGGCCGCGTGTATGGCTGTAGCCTCGTACACCATGCCGTCTAGGTATATAGGCACCGCACCTCCTTCCGGACTCTTGATCAGCTTGTTCTGAACGGCGTCAACCAGCAACAGCAGTATCTCTTGGGCCCTCCCCACTGCGAGCACGGGGATGAGTACGAAGCCTCCCTTCTCTATTGTTTTGTTTATTATATCTATGAGTAGCCTTTCTGCGAGCTCCCTCGGGGGGAGGTCTTGTGTCCCGTAGGTACTCTCCATTATTACGGCCTCTACCCTGGGGAATTGAGTGTTAGCCTTGTCTAAGAGTCTTGTGTAGCCATACTTGAAATCACCAGTGTAAACTAAGTTGAACAGCCCCTCGCCTACGTGGAGGTGCGCCATAGCGCTTCCCAAGATGTGCCCGGCGTTGTAGAAGGTCAACTTAATGTCCGGAGCTACGTCAGTTACCTCTCCGTAGTTCAAAGCGATCGTTCGGAGCAACATGCTGTTGATGTCGCTCTCAGTATAGGGGACCGGCTTCCCTTCTTTCCGAGCTACCTCAATGTAGTCCTTCTGTACTAAGTACATTAGGTCCCTAGTGGGCTGGGTGACGTAGACCGGCCCCCTATAACCGTACTTGTAGAGCCACGGAACGAGTCCGCAGTGGTCCAAGTGGGCGTGGGTGACTATTACCGCGTCTAACTCATCTATGGGGACCTCCTCGACCTTCGGGAAGTGCTTCTGAGGGTCGTAAGAACCCACGTTGGCGCCGAAGTCCAACAGTACCTTGGATTCTTTCGTTTCTAGCAATATAGCCGAACGACCGACCTCTTTGAACGCCCCTAATGCAGTTATCCTAACATAATTGGTCTTGAACAAGAGGGGTCTGTGAATCCTGTTTCCTATTTCTAGCAGAGCTTCAAGTCGACGC containing:
- a CDS encoding WD40 repeat domain-containing protein yields the protein MKRKWIVELPGHIYDTKIIEDQVLLANENRVVSVDDEGKATIIFTHDAPIYSVKKTGDALLMAAEDKRLIIVDNNEINEVNTDFGLFSLDYKDGKAVAGGCCGALYLISDGTIVKKTNVGGHVYDVSWWSDKVLAASFDGHLYLFDSDLNFIKRVKMAENVNTVRPCGGLVAVGTFEPGGVFVLDEDLEVVWSKGGYLDVRLVAWREGCKGLYVGSWDGVLSLYDEHGNEVLAGKGPRGVESGDWRDGRLAVSGWGRTELYEEEGDELGER
- a CDS encoding beta-CASP ribonuclease aCPSF1, with translation MSKVDDNLVNLADKIKSLLPKELEIVKIEYEGPEVVVYAKNLLPVYEDPEMIRKVARAVRKKIVVKPDESARKPRKEAAELINKIVGEGGEIVELQFEPSTGEVIIITNKPGYVVGKGGHRLRKILTATGWKPVVMRNPPLKSNVISTIRAFYRENTKRRLEALLEIGNRIHRPLLFKTNYVRITALGAFKEVGRSAILLETKESKVLLDFGANVGSYDPQKHFPKVEEVPIDELDAVIVTHAHLDHCGLVPWLYKYGYRGPVYVTQPTRDLMYLVQKDYIEVARKEGKPVPYTESDINSMLLRTIALNYGEVTDVAPDIKLTFYNAGHILGSAMAHLHVGEGLFNLVYTGDFKYGYTRLLDKANTQFPRVEAVIMESTYGTQDLPPRELAERLLIDIINKTIEKGGFVLIPVLAVGRAQEILLLLVDAVQNKLIKSPEGGAVPIYLDGMVYEATAIHAAYPEWLAKSVKERIIKGENPFLADFVHKVESVSIEGGISREEVLESEPGVILATSGMLTGGPSLEYFRKLAPDPKNSIVFVAYQAAGTLGRTLKEGADRVEIAINEDGKSKLYQLEVRSHVFSVEGFSGHSSRSELINWVKSVTPRPKNIILNHGEPSRIEGLARVLSRTVARGMKIYTPNIRDSIVFVENDI